TAGGGGAACGTCGAGGTACGCGCTCTCGGCAAATTCTTCTGGAACGAAAAGTTTTCGATCCACCATGTTCATAGCATTTATCACACGTTCTGAAACACCGTAGTACCTGAGGTGTTCGTACAAACCACTCACCCCGAGTTTTGTGACCTTACTGGCCGACGTTCAAAAGGTTTTTGAGTATCCGCTCAGATGCCTTTCCGTCACCGAAGGGGTTTGGCTTGTTTGGAATCTCAACGTGCAACGCTCTGCTGAGATTTTCAAACACCGATTCCTCCGTGGTTCCGGCAAGAACCCCAAATCCGTGCTCTATCAACTCTGGACGCTCTGTCGTCTCACGACAAACGACGACGAATTTTCTGAAAGTAGGGGCCTCTTCCTGGATGCCACCACTGTCAGTTGCCACAAAACGTGCTCCTTGGAGGAGGGCCGTGAGTGTCACGTAATCAACAGGTTCGATAAGTTTTGAGTATCTACAATCGCCAAGCTCGTTGTAAACGATATCGCGTACCTTCGGATTTTTGTGTACAGGGAATACTATTCCTATCTTCTCGCGCTCGACGAATCTTCTCATGGCTCGGAGAATGTTCTTCATGCGAGGTCCTATGTTCTCCCTTCTGTGAAGCGTGACGAGAAAATAGTCCCCATCACCGGCGATACTCCGTCTTATCTTGTCCAAATCGAAGTGCGTCATTACGTAATATTGCGCATCGATGACGGTGTTACCGGTTAGCCTTATGCGCTCTTTCGTGAAACCTTCGGATAAGAGCTGATTTACAGCCTTTTCAGTTGGTGCGAAAAGTAACTCAGAAACTTGGTCGATAACTCTCCTGTTCATCTCCTCGGGGAACGGATCGTACAGATTTCCGCTCCTTAACCCTGCCTCCACGTGCCCAACTTTCAATCCCATGTTGAAGGCGGCTATCGCCGCAGCCATCGCGGTTGTGGTATCGCCTTGAATGAGTACCCAATCGAATGCCTCATCTTTTGCGTAAGTTTCAAATTGAGAAATAACCTTCGCAGCCACCATGTTAGGGGTCTGGTTCTGAACCATGACGTTCATGTCGTAATCGGCTTCTATACCAAAGATACCCTTCATCATGTCAACCATTTCCCTGTGCTGACCTGTGCAGATAAATTGAGCGTTTACACCCATCTCCTTGGCTTTGAGGTACAGTGGTGCGAGTTTGATTATCTCCGGTCTTGTTCCGAACACGATCGCAATCTTCACGCATGCATTCCTCCCATGTATCGCTATTTGTCAAAATTTTTCAGTCGATTGGATCGACGAACAAGGTTTTAAAATCCGTGTACAGTACAAGTCCAGGCTTGAATCCCTTGGGTTTCCTGACGTTTTTGACGAAAGTGTAATCCACCGGTACGTTGGAGGAATACCTTCCCTTACTGTAGGTAGCCGCAAGCCTTGCGGCGAAGTGTAACGTGTCATCGTCAACTTGCTTCCCTCCGGTGCGGATAATCACGTGTGCACCCGGTATTCCCTGTGCATGGAGCCAGATATCGTTACCCGCGGAGGTGCGGACGAGCTCATCGTTTTGTCGGTTGTTCTTCCCAACCAAGATAGTGAAACCGTTGTAAACATACTTCCTGGGTTCACTCTTCGGGCTTTCGGTTTTTTTCCG
This region of Fervidobacterium thailandense genomic DNA includes:
- the wecB gene encoding non-hydrolyzing UDP-N-acetylglucosamine 2-epimerase → MKIAIVFGTRPEIIKLAPLYLKAKEMGVNAQFICTGQHREMVDMMKGIFGIEADYDMNVMVQNQTPNMVAAKVISQFETYAKDEAFDWVLIQGDTTTAMAAAIAAFNMGLKVGHVEAGLRSGNLYDPFPEEMNRRVIDQVSELLFAPTEKAVNQLLSEGFTKERIRLTGNTVIDAQYYVMTHFDLDKIRRSIAGDGDYFLVTLHRRENIGPRMKNILRAMRRFVEREKIGIVFPVHKNPKVRDIVYNELGDCRYSKLIEPVDYVTLTALLQGARFVATDSGGIQEEAPTFRKFVVVCRETTERPELIEHGFGVLAGTTEESVFENLSRALHVEIPNKPNPFGDGKASERILKNLLNVGQ